Within the Gracilinema caldarium DSM 7334 genome, the region GGATAGTGGTCAGCTTATTTTTATCGTAAGCCGTCTTTTTTTGGGGGCCCTTGCATCCTTTTTTGCTATTATGCTGTGGGCAAAAATCAGAGATATCCCCTGGATGCTTATGGTTATTGGAACCATAGCCGCCTATGCTGAAACGGTCTATTCAATCCTGAACACCCTGGGAATTACTGATGGTTTTGAAACAAAAATAGGTTCTGTACCGGTGGCTGCTATCGTCTTGCCAAACCTGCCAACAATTTTTTATAGTATGGCATTCCTGGTGATGATTATTAAAAAATCCCGGCATCGGTAGATGCTGGACAGTGTAACGTGGAGGTTATAACATGGTTGCATTAATTGTAGGTATTGTAGCAATTGCCTTTGCAGTACTGGCTGTTATTCCTGTAGGTCTAGCCTGGTGGCAGGATGTTCTGCTCTTTTTACGGGGTGCTATCCCTGTAATGGCTGTTCTTATCGGTCTATTAGCTGTATTTATTGGTATAGCGGATATCAAAGACCAGATTGAAGCAAAAAAAGAAGAGGCTGAAGAAAAAGCAAAAGCCGATGCCTCTGCTGAATCTAAATAATTACGGGGTACCTCTAGGATACGGGCAGTTTTGTGAGGTTCCCTGGTTTAGTGGATGCTCTCAAGGTCCTATCTTGACATTGATCTCATATTATGGGATTATTCGACATTGCCCCGTATACAGGACTATCCGCGCGATGCCCAAGCTGGGTAGTCTATAAATCCGTGGTTGGAAAACCCTTTTAAAGGTACGATATGAAGACTGTGTTCGTTAAACCCGCTGAAGCGGAGCGTAAATGGTATGTAATCGATGCGGAAGGTAAGGTTCTTGGCCGTGTAGCCGCCAAGGTAGCATCGATTCTTCGAGGTAAAACAAAAGCGACCTTTGCACCTCATCAGGAAATTGGTGATTATGTGGTAGTTATCAATGCCGATAAGGTAATCGTAACCGGCAGAAAAACCACTCAGAAGATGTACTATCACCATACTGGTTATCCTGGTGGTATGAAGTCGACCAATTTTGAGAGTTTGATTGCCCGCCATCCCGCAGATCCGCTGGAACTGGCAATTAAGGGTATGCTTCCCAAGGGCCCTCTTGGCCGGAAGCTGTTTAAAAACGTTAAGGTTTATGCGGGTGCCAATCACCCCCATGCGGCCCAGAATCCGCAGGTTATTGAACTCTAAGCGAGAGGTAGCAAGGTGATTAAGAATCTCGGTATTGGAACCGGAAGAAGAAAGACCGCTGTAGCCCGGGTGTTTGTTCGGGATGGTAGCGGCAAAATTGTGGTAAATGGTAAGGAACTGAACCAATATTTCACACTCAGTGAACATGCCCTGATGGTTCGTCAACCATTAATGGTAACCGCCAGTGAAAATAAGTATGATATTTTGATTAACGTGTATGGCGGCGGCCCGAATGGTCAGGCTGGTGCATGCCGACATGGGCTTGCCCGGGCTCTGTGCCAGGTAGATCATACCAATTATACTTCCCTGCGGACTAACGGATACCTTACCCGGGATCCCCGTATGGTCGAACGAAAGAAGTACGGTCAGGCTGGTGCCCGCCGGCGCTTCCAGTTCTCCAAGCGTTAATGTACTCTGGCGAACCTGCCGGTTCGTCCACTACTATGACGGTTACTTCCGTCAAACCAGGAGCCGATGCGGATTTACTCAAAATTGGGTTGTCTGACGGCTCTTTGTTTTTTATACGCCTTAGTTATCTTCCCCAAACGATTAAGGGCCGCGTATCGTTATACATATCCCACAGTTCTTGCAGCAACCTGGATCTCACCGATGAGGATTACCGGTCTCTCTCTTTTGCTTCTGAATGTGTACGGGTTGAACGAAAGGCCTTACAATTGATAAACCGGGCTGAACAGACCCGTTTGGGGTTGATGCAGAAGCTTTTGCACAAACAGTACTCAGAACAGACTGTTAAGATTGTGCTGGATAGGTTAGAGGCGCTTCTGTTTGTGGATGATAAACGATTTGCGAAAGCCTGGATACAAAGCCGGTTGAGACATTCAGGATCAAAAAGTGCTTCACAACTTGTTTATGGGCTTTTAAAACGTGGTGTGGATAGCCGCATTGCAACAGTACTGGTTAGAGAGCTGTATCCCCCTGAATTAGAAAAAAAAGCAATACAGCAGTTTATCGAAAAAAAGCATCTTTTACTTGATCATTTAACTCCCTTTGAACTCAAGCAGATACTGCTTAAAGCTCAATTTTCGAAAAGAGCTATTTTACTCTATTTAGAAGACCGTTAATATACAAAAGCATAAAAAAGTGGTATAATAGTATATCCGTTGCGTTGACTATATGGATTTTATAGATATAATTTAAGTATTGGACTTAATGGAATTAGCTGTAGGCTGTCCCGGGTATTTTTATAAGATAAGGAAGCTGATATGGCAAAAAATGACAGAAAGATACGAATATTTTCTGCACTTGAAGTAGCAAATATTTGCGGGGTTGTCAATCAGACTGCGATAAATTGGATTCGAAATGGCTATTTAAAAGCCTTTACTACCCCTGGTGGCCAGTACCGTGTCTATGCGGAGGACCTTAAGTCCTTCCTCGATGAACGGGGAATGCGCATTCCCGATGAATTAAGTGCTCTCATGCAGGATGAGGTAGAGTGGAAATCAGTTCTTATTGTAGATGATGATAAGGACTTAAATGATTTAATGAAAAAATATCTTGAAAAAAAGCTAGGAGATTATATCGTATACCAAGCCTTTGATGGCTTTGAGGCAGGAAAGGCCCTGGCAGATTACCGTCCTGGTTTTATCTTTTTAGATATCGACTTGCCTGGAATAGATGGTCATAAACTGTGTCGGAAAATAAAGGAAGATCCCACCTTCGGAAAACCCTTTGTTATTGCCATGACTGGACTTGATATTCCCGAAGAAAAGCGTGCTATTTTAGATGAAGGAGCTGATGCGTTTTTCGGAAAACCCCTCGATTTTGATCAAGTTTTAACAACAATACATGAACTTTCTATCAAGCTTACCGCGGGTATCCATGAATAATTCAAATTTTGTAGTTCTTCTTGTTGAAGATGATGATGATATCCGCCTTTCTTTACGGGACTATCTGAAAGCAAAGGGATTTACCGTTCTTGTTTCTTCTGATGGTGTAGGGGCAATTAAAATATTACTAGATGCTAAGGTTGATGTGATTGTATCCGATTATCGTATGGATATTTTAGGTGGTGACTACTGGGTTCGGTTTCTTAAGACTTTTTGTCCAAACATCGATGTGATTATTACCTCAGGGTATCTTCGTCAGGAATATACAATCCCCTATCCGGTATTGTATAAACCCTTTGACTATGCTGAAATTGCTGCCATGCTTACGGAAATTCGAGATAAAAAGCAGAAAGGATAATACCCGTGTCTTTGGATGATGCGCTTCCTAAAGAAGCTGTTCTGGTCCAGGTATATGGTATTGTCCAGGGGGTTGGTTTCCGTTATGCAGCCCAGGCTCAAGCTCGAAAATTGGGTGTTGTTGGATGGGTCAAAAATTGCCATGATGGATCTGTAGAGGTCTATGCAGAAGGAAATCCTGCAAAGCTTTCGAAATTAATATCCTGGTTGCATCATGGTCCCCCTGCTGCAACGGTCGACCGTGTACAACTAACACGGGTTCGTCCTATAGGGAGTTTTCACCGCTTTTCTATTGAATACTGACCGAATTCTTGACAGGCGGTCAATCTTTTTGGTATAGTTACGCTACCTTCTGCCCCCTGGAGCGGCCGTCGTATAACGGCATTACCCGAGCTTCCCAAGCTCGTGACGCGGGTTCGACTCCCGTCGGCCGCTCCAGGGGGCGGTGTTTTATGACGGGTACTCTAGGTTTTCCGATAAGGGATGTTTGAGCACATCCAGGAAACGGAGCGCCTCCCACCGTGCCATATCCAGATTATGGTCTCGCCAGTTGCCACATTCAGCCGCCGACGCCCCCGGAATTTCATCAACATATGACGCAATCCATTGGTACATCTCGGTTATGACAGACAAGACATCGAGGGATGAAAGATTCCCTTCGAGGATGACATAGAAGCCGGTTCTGCAGCCCATGGGGCCAAAATAAACAATCCGGCTTCCCCATTGGGGATGGGATCGAAGAAAGGTGGCGCCCAAGTGTTCTATAGTGTGGGATGTGGGGACATCTAATACGGGTTCACGGTTGGGTTCTTTCATACGAATGTCAAAGGTGGTGAGAACTGTGTTACCGAAGCGATCTTTCCGGGATACAAAGATACCCCGTTTCATACGGATATGATCTACGGTAAAGCTGGCTATTTTTTTCATCAATGCCTCCTGTTGGTTACTTCATGTTGCTGGTTTTTATAGGTTCTGTACAAGTTCCATGACAATTTCACTAGAATTCCGAGCTGCAAGGGGAAGAAACTCATCGAATTTCATGGGAGATTCCTGGCCTGCTATGTCTGAGAGAGATCTGAGGACTAGAAAGGGGACATGAAACAGGGTACAACAATGAGCAATAGCGGCGCCTTCCATTTCTACAGCCTTAACGTGAGGAAAGGTTTTTCGCATTTGCTCGATTTTTTGTTGTTCATGCATGAAGATATCTCCTGAACTGATAATACCCTTTTCATAGTTCAGTGATGATGGGAGTTTTCTCGTTTGTTTCAGGCTTACTATGGCTTTTTCAGCCAGCATTTGCAGTGTTTTGTCTGTAGTGAAAATCTGGGGTTGGCCTGGTATTTGACCGGGCAGGTAGCCAAAGGCGGTTACATCCACATCGTGATACATGAGTCCTTCAGAAATGACTACATCGCCGAAATGCAGGTTTGGAGCTATCCCCCCTGCGGAACCTGTGTTGATGAGGGCTGTGGGTTGGAACGATTGCAGCATAAGAGCACAGCCAATGGCGGCCTGGACTTTGCCGATACCACATTGGAGTAATACTACATCTTTGTTAGCCAGGATTCCTTGGTAGTAGGTAAATGGTCCTATTGTTTTTTTCTGTATTATATTCAGAGCTGAACTAAGGATTTCTACTTCTGCTTCCATGGCACCAATTATTCCAATCATCCTGAGCTCCTTGGGGGTGAGTATATTGGGAAACTGTATAAAACAGATATATTATACCAGTTATACAAAGACCCTTCCAGTATAGCAAAAAGAGTAAGAAGGGACGAGATGGGCTCATATAGGGCCGCTAATCTGGGCCCCATTGGTAAACCAGCGAACTACACCAACCTTATTTTTCTTATTATTATAAATCATACCTCCATTCCAATATTCCAGAGCTGCAATAAGGCTGTTTCCGCCATCATCTGCATCACTATGGGGACCTCGATAGTTTGCCATACTGAGAAATGTATCAAAATCCTCCCGATAGAGAGCTTCTTGGCGTTTCCGATAATATTCGTTCCATGCTTCCAGATTGGTGAAACCTTCTCCTTCATCTTCCACGATGAAACGAACCCGCTTCCGCAGGTCATACCAAACCTTAAGTTTCTTTGAAGGGTCCTTTTTATTGCCATGTTTTATGCCATTTTTAATGATTTCTGATAGTTGTTGTTCTAATAAATTCCCTTCTTTAAATTCTTCTGGACAATTTTGCAGGATGAATGCGGTATACTCACGAATACGATGGTAGTCACTGGGAAATTCAACATAGCGCATGCCCTGAGCGTCAAAAAGCTCGTTGTTTTCATCTACAATGAGTTTTCGTATAATTAGTTGATGCATGGTAAATTACCTTTATTTGAAAGTATAACCGTTATAAACCATAACAAGTTTTAATAAATACGTTTTCAAAGGTCCCCTTTTTAATATGGTGGATTGGTTTCCGTGAGGATGGGGAGTATGTTTGCCATTGAAAGTACCTTTCTTGGAGTTCCCTGTATGCCTGAGAAGGTCATGGTAATTCCCTTAGCTTTGGCAGCTTGGAGTGTTTTAATGATAGTTCCTACCCCTGAGCTGTCCAAATAGCTCACCCTCGAAAAGTCTATATGAAAGCGATTAAGTGGCTGCTGTAAAATCTGCAATGTCTTTGACAGCAGTTCCGGTGCGGAGTACAAGTCTAGATCTCCGCTGATTTCTAACGCATACCAGCCATAATTAGGATTGTTCATATCTATCATTTCCATGGCTCTACTAAAAAGTGTGATAATGAAAAAACTATAAAAGAACTATGAGAA harbors:
- the rplM gene encoding 50S ribosomal protein L13, whose amino-acid sequence is MKTVFVKPAEAERKWYVIDAEGKVLGRVAAKVASILRGKTKATFAPHQEIGDYVVVINADKVIVTGRKTTQKMYYHHTGYPGGMKSTNFESLIARHPADPLELAIKGMLPKGPLGRKLFKNVKVYAGANHPHAAQNPQVIEL
- the rpsI gene encoding 30S ribosomal protein S9, with amino-acid sequence MIKNLGIGTGRRKTAVARVFVRDGSGKIVVNGKELNQYFTLSEHALMVRQPLMVTASENKYDILINVYGGGPNGQAGACRHGLARALCQVDHTNYTSLRTNGYLTRDPRMVERKKYGQAGARRRFQFSKR
- a CDS encoding regulatory protein RecX → MTVTSVKPGADADLLKIGLSDGSLFFIRLSYLPQTIKGRVSLYISHSSCSNLDLTDEDYRSLSFASECVRVERKALQLINRAEQTRLGLMQKLLHKQYSEQTVKIVLDRLEALLFVDDKRFAKAWIQSRLRHSGSKSASQLVYGLLKRGVDSRIATVLVRELYPPELEKKAIQQFIEKKHLLLDHLTPFELKQILLKAQFSKRAILLYLEDR
- a CDS encoding response regulator encodes the protein MAKNDRKIRIFSALEVANICGVVNQTAINWIRNGYLKAFTTPGGQYRVYAEDLKSFLDERGMRIPDELSALMQDEVEWKSVLIVDDDKDLNDLMKKYLEKKLGDYIVYQAFDGFEAGKALADYRPGFIFLDIDLPGIDGHKLCRKIKEDPTFGKPFVIAMTGLDIPEEKRAILDEGADAFFGKPLDFDQVLTTIHELSIKLTAGIHE
- a CDS encoding response regulator, which gives rise to MNNSNFVVLLVEDDDDIRLSLRDYLKAKGFTVLVSSDGVGAIKILLDAKVDVIVSDYRMDILGGDYWVRFLKTFCPNIDVIITSGYLRQEYTIPYPVLYKPFDYAEIAAMLTEIRDKKQKG
- the yccX gene encoding acylphosphatase, which encodes MSLDDALPKEAVLVQVYGIVQGVGFRYAAQAQARKLGVVGWVKNCHDGSVEVYAEGNPAKLSKLISWLHHGPPAATVDRVQLTRVRPIGSFHRFSIEY
- a CDS encoding S-ribosylhomocysteine lyase, with the translated sequence MKKIASFTVDHIRMKRGIFVSRKDRFGNTVLTTFDIRMKEPNREPVLDVPTSHTIEHLGATFLRSHPQWGSRIVYFGPMGCRTGFYVILEGNLSSLDVLSVITEMYQWIASYVDEIPGASAAECGNWRDHNLDMARWEALRFLDVLKHPLSENLEYPS
- a CDS encoding 5'-methylthioadenosine/adenosylhomocysteine nucleosidase, producing the protein MIGIIGAMEAEVEILSSALNIIQKKTIGPFTYYQGILANKDVVLLQCGIGKVQAAIGCALMLQSFQPTALINTGSAGGIAPNLHFGDVVISEGLMYHDVDVTAFGYLPGQIPGQPQIFTTDKTLQMLAEKAIVSLKQTRKLPSSLNYEKGIISSGDIFMHEQQKIEQMRKTFPHVKAVEMEGAAIAHCCTLFHVPFLVLRSLSDIAGQESPMKFDEFLPLAARNSSEIVMELVQNL
- a CDS encoding ATP-binding protein, which codes for MHQLIIRKLIVDENNELFDAQGMRYVEFPSDYHRIREYTAFILQNCPEEFKEGNLLEQQLSEIIKNGIKHGNKKDPSKKLKVWYDLRKRVRFIVEDEGEGFTNLEAWNEYYRKRQEALYREDFDTFLSMANYRGPHSDADDGGNSLIAALEYWNGGMIYNNKKNKVGVVRWFTNGAQISGPI
- a CDS encoding STAS domain-containing protein encodes the protein MEMIDMNNPNYGWYALEISGDLDLYSAPELLSKTLQILQQPLNRFHIDFSRVSYLDSSGVGTIIKTLQAAKAKGITMTFSGIQGTPRKVLSMANILPILTETNPPY